TTATTGACATAAATTAAACTTGATTGTATAATTGAGTTATAAATTTAATAGAAAATATTGGAGGTAGATGAAAATGAACGTGCCATACTTACTGAAGTATCATAAAACAGCAAAAGTCATGTCTAAAATTTTAAATGTATGCTATTGGATTTTCTTTAGTTTAACTGTATTCTCTTTCTTATTGTTTGTTGGATCTAAGTTTTTTCCAACTGGTTTTGCTCCAATAAGCCTTAATTCTAACGGTACGCTTAGTATCAGCCCTGATCAAATCATACAGTTTAGGATTCCTGCTAAAGATTTTGATGGGGTAGATTTAAATTCAATATTTTCATCCTTTCTTGTTGCAGTAAGTTTTGCTTTATTACTGATCACCAATATATTGAAACAACTCAAAGATATATTAAAAAATGTCGTAGATAATGCCCCTTTTCATGAAAAAAATGCTAAAAATATATTGCATATAGGCTATACCTTTATTGCAGGCTCTGTATGTGTTCCAGTATCAAAGGCCTACGTAATCAATAAAATCATACACGCTTTTGATTTAAATAATATGAAAGCTGTTTACACCGTTAATGTTGAACTGCTCTTCATAGGAATATTATTGATTCTGTTAAGTGCAATATTTCATTATGGAGCATATCTGCAACAGGAATATGACACGACACTTTAGAACAGGAGTGATAACTTGGCGATAATCATTCGATTAGACAGGATTTTGGCAGACCGAAAAATGCAACTAAATGAATTGGCTGAAAAAGTGGGCATATCGATCGTTAACCTTTCGAATTTAAAAACCGGAAAAGTGAAAGCAATAAGGTTTTCTACACTTAATGAAATATGCCGGGTACTTGAATGTCAGCCTGGGGACATTTTGGAATATGTATCTGATGATGAGTAATCGAAAACACCTCTTGTTAAAATGATTAGCAAGAGGTGTTTTAATATGAATATTAAAAAAACATCAAAAACAATATTAGATCAAAATATCGAATTGATGTTTGCGTTGGAATTTATAGCGGGTTATAATATAATCAAATATTTCAAGGAGGGGGATTTTATGAGTTGTAATCCAAAAGTAAATTGTACATGTACTTACACTTCATGCTCAAGACACGGAAAATGCTGTGAATGCATCGCTTACCATAAAAGAAATGGAGAAGTTCTCGGCTGTCTATTCTCAGAAGCCGGTGAAA
The genomic region above belongs to Defluviitalea raffinosedens and contains:
- a CDS encoding DUF2975 domain-containing protein, which codes for MNVPYLLKYHKTAKVMSKILNVCYWIFFSLTVFSFLLFVGSKFFPTGFAPISLNSNGTLSISPDQIIQFRIPAKDFDGVDLNSIFSSFLVAVSFALLLITNILKQLKDILKNVVDNAPFHEKNAKNILHIGYTFIAGSVCVPVSKAYVINKIIHAFDLNNMKAVYTVNVELLFIGILLILLSAIFHYGAYLQQEYDTTL
- a CDS encoding helix-turn-helix domain-containing protein, translated to MAIIIRLDRILADRKMQLNELAEKVGISIVNLSNLKTGKVKAIRFSTLNEICRVLECQPGDILEYVSDDE
- a CDS encoding DUF6485 family protein, coding for MSCNPKVNCTCTYTSCSRHGKCCECIAYHKRNGEVLGCLFSEAGERTYDRSVENFYNDYKNR